A single window of Hippocampus zosterae strain Florida chromosome 15, ASM2543408v3, whole genome shotgun sequence DNA harbors:
- the snai2 gene encoding zinc finger protein SNAI2 isoform X1 — protein MPRSFLVKKHINSAKKPNYSELESPTGGGKSFSERVCGELSLTDSPSSVSVLIMPHLYKGLPLPVIPQPEFLSPAAYSPITMWTTSSLPLSPLSGYPSSLSSSSSSKDHSGSESPRSDDEEPGPQQPDPDKFQCVQCAKSYSTYSGLVKHKQLHCDALQARKCFTCKYCEKEYVSLGALKMHIRTHTLPCVCKICGKAFSRPWLLQGHIRTHTGEKPFSCPHCKRAFADRSNLRAHLQTHSDVKKYQCKNCSKTFSRMSLLHKHEESACCVAH, from the exons ATGCCGCGCTCCTTTCTGGTCAAGAAGCACATCAACTCCGCCAAGAAGCCCAACTACAGCGAGCTGGAGAGTCCAACAGGTGGGGGGAAAAGTTTTTCAGAGCGAGTTTGTGGGGAACTTTCGCTGACTGACTCGCCGTCTTCCGTTTCAGTTCTCATCATGCCGCACTTGTACAAGGGCCTCCCGCTTCCCGTCATCCCCCAGCCGGAGTTCCTGAGCCCGGCCGCGTACAGCCCCATCACAATGTGGACCACCAGCAGCCTTCCGCTCTCCCCGCTGTCCGGATACCCTTCCTCGCTCTCCTCTTCGTCTTCTTCCAAGGACCACAGCGGCTCCGAAAGCCCGCGCAGCGACGACGAGGAGCCCGGCCCGCAGCAACCGGACCCGGACAAGTTCCAGTGCGTCCAGTGCGCAAAGTCCTACTCGACCTACTCGGGACTCGTCAAGCATAAGCAGTTGCACTGCGACGCGCTGCAGGCCCGCAAGTGCTTCACGTGCAAATACTGCGAGAAGGAGTACGTGAGCCTGGGAGCGCTCAAGATGCACATCAGGACTCACACGTTGCCTTGTGTGTGCAAAATTTGCGGCAAAGCCTTTTCCAGGCCTTGGCTGCTGCAAGGACACATCAGGACGCACACCG GCGAGAAGCCCTTctcgtgtccccactgcaagcGGGCGTTCGCCGACCGCTCCAACCTCAGGGCTCACCTGCAGACCCATTCAGATGTGAAAAAGTACCAATGCAAGAACTGCTCCAAAACCTTTTCGCGGATGTCGCTGCTGCACAAGCACGAGGAATCCGCCTGCTGCGTAGCACACTGA
- the snai2 gene encoding zinc finger protein SNAI2 isoform X2, which yields MPRSFLVKKHINSAKKPNYSELESPTVLIMPHLYKGLPLPVIPQPEFLSPAAYSPITMWTTSSLPLSPLSGYPSSLSSSSSSKDHSGSESPRSDDEEPGPQQPDPDKFQCVQCAKSYSTYSGLVKHKQLHCDALQARKCFTCKYCEKEYVSLGALKMHIRTHTLPCVCKICGKAFSRPWLLQGHIRTHTGEKPFSCPHCKRAFADRSNLRAHLQTHSDVKKYQCKNCSKTFSRMSLLHKHEESACCVAH from the exons ATGCCGCGCTCCTTTCTGGTCAAGAAGCACATCAACTCCGCCAAGAAGCCCAACTACAGCGAGCTGGAGAGTCCAACAG TTCTCATCATGCCGCACTTGTACAAGGGCCTCCCGCTTCCCGTCATCCCCCAGCCGGAGTTCCTGAGCCCGGCCGCGTACAGCCCCATCACAATGTGGACCACCAGCAGCCTTCCGCTCTCCCCGCTGTCCGGATACCCTTCCTCGCTCTCCTCTTCGTCTTCTTCCAAGGACCACAGCGGCTCCGAAAGCCCGCGCAGCGACGACGAGGAGCCCGGCCCGCAGCAACCGGACCCGGACAAGTTCCAGTGCGTCCAGTGCGCAAAGTCCTACTCGACCTACTCGGGACTCGTCAAGCATAAGCAGTTGCACTGCGACGCGCTGCAGGCCCGCAAGTGCTTCACGTGCAAATACTGCGAGAAGGAGTACGTGAGCCTGGGAGCGCTCAAGATGCACATCAGGACTCACACGTTGCCTTGTGTGTGCAAAATTTGCGGCAAAGCCTTTTCCAGGCCTTGGCTGCTGCAAGGACACATCAGGACGCACACCG GCGAGAAGCCCTTctcgtgtccccactgcaagcGGGCGTTCGCCGACCGCTCCAACCTCAGGGCTCACCTGCAGACCCATTCAGATGTGAAAAAGTACCAATGCAAGAACTGCTCCAAAACCTTTTCGCGGATGTCGCTGCTGCACAAGCACGAGGAATCCGCCTGCTGCGTAGCACACTGA